The DNA region TGATGTTTGAATAGTATTGCAAAAAAACAATTAGCAAAAATTTAACCTTTACTTTAACATAAGCAGAGCTTATTTGGCAAAAAGTTGACTTAAATCTTTAAAAGCTTTAAATTCTAGTGCGTTACCCGCAGGATCTAAAAAGAACATGGTGGATTGCTCACCTACTTCACCTTCAAACCTAACATAAGGTTCTATGATAAATTTAACATTTTTTGCTTTTAGTTTATTTGCAAAATCTTGAAAAGTATCCCAATCTAAAACAACACCATAATGTGGTACGGGCACGTTCTTGCCATCTACAGCATTGGTATGCAAATCTTTTTCCGATTTTGGTTTGTAAT from Aureibaculum sp. 2308TA14-22 includes:
- a CDS encoding VOC family protein, giving the protein MTKVQPFHVAIPVHNLAECRKFYNETLECEEGRSSNHWVDFNFFGHQLVIHYKPKSEKDLHTNAVDGKNVPVPHYGVVLDWDTFQDFANKLKAKNVKFIIEPYVRFEGEVGEQSTMFFLDPAGNALEFKAFKDLSQLFAK